One window of Phycisphaeraceae bacterium genomic DNA carries:
- a CDS encoding HD domain-containing protein produces the protein MSDKVFRDPLYNYISVDRDQDSWLLKLLDTREVQRLRRIHQLGVSNYTYPGADHNRLAHSLGVVHLMQMIVSHFQRNYPQVSNDGAARDALLAAALLHDVGHGPFSHLFEPCLGIKHEKWSIAVVLDSESEVHSALKKRDNFLPQRVANLIDENNHDQPTWQKLLLSSQLDADRLDYLRRDSLFTGAGYGHFDWYRLLTTVELFGDDPSDFDLVWPEKAALAIEEYIFARFYMYQNVYLHKTTRGFEQLLQAMWQRATTLMENGDDVHATPVLKDFWSHSDRTPGSLPLKKYLRIEEFAVLSQIDVWRNHPDKPLSDLAHRFLNRDGFAMIPAPSGENPLESGGDSEWLQALAEVVGKAGFENPACYCLFDDVDGKYRRPYKPEKEGQQQSASTAIRVRIKGESAPIEISSYLPRLAAVTNLPPPMRIYYVPKEARNDAKKLRETWTPSV, from the coding sequence ATGTCAGACAAGGTCTTTCGAGACCCCCTGTACAACTACATCAGCGTTGACCGTGACCAAGACAGTTGGTTGCTGAAACTTCTTGATACCCGCGAGGTACAAAGACTTCGTCGAATTCACCAGCTTGGTGTCAGCAACTACACCTATCCGGGAGCAGATCACAATCGATTGGCTCACTCGCTCGGTGTCGTGCACTTGATGCAGATGATTGTTTCTCACTTTCAGCGCAATTATCCACAAGTCAGTAATGACGGAGCGGCGCGTGATGCACTTCTTGCCGCCGCACTCCTGCACGATGTTGGACACGGTCCATTTTCCCACCTCTTTGAACCATGCCTCGGAATCAAGCATGAGAAGTGGTCAATCGCTGTAGTGCTAGATTCCGAATCAGAAGTGCATTCTGCGTTAAAAAAACGTGACAACTTTCTGCCTCAGAGAGTCGCAAACCTCATCGATGAGAATAATCATGATCAGCCGACTTGGCAGAAACTGCTTTTGTCCAGTCAACTTGATGCAGATCGGCTCGATTATCTTCGTCGTGACAGCCTCTTCACAGGTGCAGGATATGGACACTTTGATTGGTATCGATTATTGACAACAGTAGAGTTGTTTGGAGATGACCCGTCCGATTTCGATCTCGTATGGCCTGAGAAAGCTGCACTAGCTATTGAAGAATATATCTTCGCACGCTTCTATATGTATCAGAATGTATATCTACACAAGACAACTCGCGGCTTTGAACAGTTGCTCCAAGCTATGTGGCAACGTGCCACAACACTTATGGAGAATGGCGATGATGTGCATGCAACGCCTGTTCTAAAGGATTTCTGGAGTCATTCAGACCGAACCCCTGGAAGTTTGCCGCTAAAGAAATACCTCCGGATCGAGGAGTTCGCTGTTCTTTCACAAATTGACGTCTGGAGAAATCATCCAGATAAACCGCTCTCCGATCTTGCTCATCGTTTCCTCAATCGTGATGGTTTCGCCATGATACCAGCCCCAAGTGGAGAGAACCCACTAGAAAGCGGTGGCGATTCCGAATGGCTACAAGCACTTGCAGAAGTTGTGGGAAAGGCGGGATTTGAGAACCCAGCCTGTTACTGTCTATTTGATGATGTCGATGGCAAGTATCGCCGACCTTATAAGCCAGAAAAAGAGGGGCAGCAGCAGAGTGCAAGCACAGCGATACGCGTGCGCATAAAGGGAGAATCTGCCCCCATAGAAATATCATCATACTTGCCTCGTCTTGCCGCTGTTACGAATCTACCGCCGCCAATGCGAATTTACTATGTCCCTAAAGAGGCGAGGAACGATGCCAAGAAACTACGGGAGACTTGGACACCTTCTGTATAA
- a CDS encoding protein kinase — protein sequence MMDDGPSVESCPSPSSLEAFAVDGIDPGGSIASHVHRCDACAQYVIVSRENARFLASMPSVRLAPSPREPKPVSSSIAPGYTIVREIARGGQGIVYEGVQIDTKRRVAIKMLHYAALGADDGRQRLRLEREAEIAAMLRHPGIATIYESSEINDDGRMLVMEYVDGVRLDDWLAQIGEPKSLTRETLRDRLLVLQRVCEAVEHAHRQGVIHRDLKPGNVLVRTPKEHVDRAGTGEHEIGPTPCLLDFGIARPHSREQDDPLYTMTGAFVGTLAYTSPEQVSGDPERVDTRSDVYALGVLLYEVIVGHRPYETDGPLHAALEQITSRDPVRVKGMDGELWTIIAKAMNKDVHRRYQSAGALGEDIRRYLAGEAIDARRDSTLYVLRKALWKRKELTIFAAAAVVGVTVFGIIMAWQAGMLRIERNQKTRALREQNITLGRTLTVTGDTLGAARYLRNEIRVSPDENSFYSIDPLTRRAAWGLLEAATYDPRLCEIDTNAELSDTNLPGNTPAILHLQNDVVTLTRANGIVQSWRVSDGSSTEPAQLTPVFLPSDDEHVRLSGSTRFAATWSRSSLRTIDMQTGENVANISLDKVGLIDGSFTADGARFGATMSNGEIWIFPVSLETHYVLPAAQENGSRLTAPVFTSDGAFTLVATDRSCIESLYVFAQLDQIARGEMAMQLSRFQSQSEFDFSSIHVSQRSPVAVAVHPDLLFMFRADNVLNPTSQQQSRLLRSDGEWAGEAAFSADGSRMFVARKDRRVSVWDTNGLLVTGSEPTEGPPAQYVTGQLHGECVLLAPDEHGARLAALDHTGMLTVFDVDASWKRTVNPWDQISNVNPGSVSAVVWKKKCILIGAKDSPRVRVFDPAGNASRRSVQAHVGGVEHIVTGVAVNPLDTSQCVSVGRDGVCVLWDDADTMLEADRTIECLGPANDVVWSPDGTWLAVACDADSQVAVFRDLDSHQVNRAEISIPGVGEARRVAVHPDGSLIVAIFAAEPRSEQATTLAMIDPQSGKTRTMSHEIDRPSAIRFSANGDRLFVGSENARMYICNPMTGSVQREGPILHSGILDLAPDPNGAVVYAALRTSGFYVLDAESGQELARVAGPDDAEWRTTCIDVSNDVIVTGHANSRLSLSDIGRLMQSTKLNINLTFGQHETR from the coding sequence ATGATGGATGATGGACCATCGGTCGAATCATGCCCATCACCATCATCACTCGAAGCGTTTGCTGTCGATGGAATAGATCCGGGTGGCTCGATTGCATCACACGTGCACAGGTGTGATGCGTGCGCGCAGTATGTGATTGTATCGCGCGAGAATGCCCGGTTTCTTGCGAGCATGCCATCGGTCAGGCTTGCACCATCTCCAAGGGAACCAAAGCCGGTATCTTCAAGTATCGCACCCGGATACACAATCGTCCGCGAGATCGCACGAGGCGGCCAAGGAATCGTGTACGAGGGTGTGCAGATTGATACGAAACGACGTGTTGCTATCAAGATGCTCCACTATGCTGCGCTCGGTGCCGACGATGGGCGTCAACGACTGCGCCTCGAACGCGAGGCAGAGATTGCTGCAATGCTCCGTCATCCGGGTATAGCCACCATCTATGAAAGCAGCGAGATCAATGATGACGGTCGAATGCTGGTGATGGAGTACGTCGATGGCGTGCGACTCGACGACTGGCTTGCACAGATCGGCGAACCAAAGTCGCTGACAAGAGAAACGCTTCGAGACCGCCTTCTCGTCCTGCAGCGGGTGTGCGAAGCGGTTGAGCATGCACACAGGCAGGGTGTTATTCATCGTGATCTCAAGCCAGGCAATGTGCTCGTGCGGACACCGAAGGAACATGTCGACAGAGCAGGCACAGGTGAACACGAGATTGGTCCCACGCCATGCCTTCTCGACTTTGGGATTGCGCGTCCGCATTCACGCGAGCAGGACGATCCACTCTACACAATGACCGGAGCGTTCGTGGGCACGCTCGCTTACACATCCCCTGAGCAGGTTTCGGGCGACCCCGAACGTGTTGATACGCGCAGCGACGTGTATGCGCTCGGTGTTCTGCTCTACGAGGTCATTGTTGGTCACAGACCGTATGAAACAGACGGTCCGCTTCACGCAGCACTCGAACAGATCACCTCGCGAGATCCTGTCCGTGTCAAGGGGATGGATGGGGAGTTATGGACAATCATTGCCAAGGCCATGAATAAGGACGTTCATCGCAGGTACCAGTCGGCTGGAGCACTCGGCGAGGATATCCGGCGGTATCTCGCGGGAGAAGCAATCGATGCGCGCCGAGACAGCACGCTGTATGTGCTGCGAAAGGCGCTCTGGAAACGCAAGGAACTGACAATCTTTGCAGCGGCAGCCGTTGTTGGCGTGACGGTCTTTGGCATCATCATGGCATGGCAGGCTGGGATGTTGCGCATTGAACGGAATCAGAAGACACGGGCACTGCGTGAGCAGAACATCACGCTTGGGCGCACGCTCACAGTCACAGGAGATACACTCGGTGCTGCACGGTATCTTCGGAATGAGATACGGGTATCTCCAGACGAGAACTCGTTTTATAGTATTGATCCCCTCACACGTCGTGCAGCGTGGGGACTGCTCGAAGCCGCCACATACGACCCCAGACTCTGCGAGATCGATACGAACGCGGAACTGTCTGATACCAATCTGCCCGGGAATACACCTGCGATTCTGCATCTGCAGAATGACGTTGTCACGCTGACACGTGCAAACGGTATTGTGCAGTCGTGGCGCGTGTCTGACGGCAGCAGCACAGAACCAGCACAACTGACTCCTGTCTTTCTGCCATCGGACGATGAGCACGTTCGCCTTAGTGGGAGCACCCGATTCGCAGCAACGTGGTCACGCTCTTCCCTCCGCACGATTGACATGCAGACCGGTGAAAATGTTGCCAATATATCTCTTGACAAGGTTGGCCTGATCGATGGATCCTTTACTGCCGATGGCGCGAGATTCGGTGCAACCATGTCGAATGGTGAGATATGGATCTTCCCCGTTTCGCTGGAAACTCATTACGTGCTTCCAGCCGCTCAGGAAAACGGCAGCCGGCTCACCGCCCCTGTGTTTACTTCAGATGGAGCGTTTACACTCGTTGCAACCGATCGATCGTGCATTGAATCGCTCTACGTTTTCGCGCAGCTCGATCAGATTGCACGCGGCGAGATGGCAATGCAGCTCTCTCGGTTCCAGTCACAATCAGAGTTTGATTTCAGTTCTATTCATGTATCGCAACGCTCGCCTGTTGCTGTAGCAGTACATCCCGATCTGCTCTTCATGTTTCGAGCGGATAATGTATTGAACCCGACTTCACAGCAGCAGTCACGGCTTCTTCGTAGCGATGGTGAGTGGGCAGGTGAGGCTGCGTTCAGTGCCGATGGTTCAAGGATGTTCGTTGCACGGAAGGATCGGCGCGTGTCGGTGTGGGATACCAACGGGCTTCTTGTCACGGGATCCGAACCGACGGAGGGACCGCCAGCACAATACGTTACCGGTCAACTGCACGGAGAGTGCGTTCTGCTTGCTCCTGACGAGCACGGAGCCCGACTTGCTGCACTGGATCACACGGGAATGCTGACCGTGTTCGATGTTGATGCGTCATGGAAACGGACTGTCAATCCGTGGGATCAGATCTCAAATGTGAATCCTGGGTCGGTATCGGCTGTCGTCTGGAAAAAGAAGTGCATTCTCATTGGAGCAAAGGATTCGCCACGTGTGCGTGTGTTCGATCCAGCAGGGAACGCATCAAGACGAAGTGTGCAAGCACATGTAGGTGGGGTCGAGCACATTGTTACAGGAGTTGCAGTGAACCCGCTTGACACATCACAGTGTGTGTCGGTTGGGCGTGATGGTGTGTGTGTGCTCTGGGATGATGCAGACACCATGCTGGAGGCAGATCGCACCATTGAATGCCTTGGACCTGCGAATGATGTTGTGTGGTCACCCGATGGCACGTGGCTTGCCGTTGCATGTGACGCTGACAGTCAGGTAGCTGTGTTCCGTGATCTCGACTCCCACCAGGTGAACCGGGCGGAGATTTCTATCCCAGGGGTTGGCGAGGCACGCCGAGTTGCAGTCCATCCCGACGGTTCGCTGATTGTTGCGATCTTCGCAGCAGAGCCGCGGAGTGAGCAGGCCACGACACTCGCAATGATTGATCCGCAGAGTGGAAAAACCAGAACGATGTCGCACGAGATTGATCGTCCGAGTGCGATACGGTTTTCTGCAAACGGAGATCGGCTGTTTGTTGGGAGTGAGAATGCCAGGATGTATATCTGCAACCCGATGACCGGCAGCGTCCAGCGTGAGGGACCAATCCTTCATAGTGGTATCCTTGATCTTGCCCCTGATCCAAATGGAGCAGTGGTGTACGCAGCACTCCGCACCTCCGGATTTTATGTGCTTGATGCCGAGTCAGGGCAGGAGCTTGCGCGGGTGGCAGGGCCGGATGATGCCGAGTGGAGAACAACGTGCATTGACGTATCCAATGATGTGATCGTCACCGGGCATGCAAACAGCAGGCTGAGTCTCTCAGATATTGGTCGACTCATGCAGAGCACAAAGCTGAACATCAATCTGACGTTCGGCCAGCATGAAACGAGATAA
- a CDS encoding TROVE domain-containing protein — translation MASKSLFKSIRGRLAPAATARNEAGGNAYAMSAEQMLAQYVATGCMNSTFYASAQDQLDTVLALCEKVSPEFIARTALYCRSKGHMKDLPALLCAVLSVRSPGLMAEVFDRVIDSPKMLRNFVQIMRSGVVGRKSLGTLPKRLVRSWLESRTDDALFFASVGNDPSLADIVKMVHPNPQTSSREALYGYLIGRDHDADALPDIVKQFEAFKSGATSNIPDVPFQMLTSLNLDTKAWKQIARNGSWQMTRMNLNTFARHGVLKDKDVVKVIANRLADEKQIMRARAFPYQLLVAHRMASKDVPDTIRHSLEIATEIATRNVPAIDGTTYVCIDVSGSMHSPVTGHRKGATSAVQCIDVAALIAATVLRKNPDATIVPFNDTVVAMRLNPRDTVMTNAAQLASAPWGGTNCSAPLVHLNKSRSHVDTLIYVSDNQSWVDTTPNSWRNGTRTMQEWNTLKQRCPKAKLVCIDLQPYGTTQAQDRNDILNIGGFSDAVFEVVSKFASQGADAKHWVDVINAVSI, via the coding sequence ATGGCAAGTAAGTCACTCTTCAAATCAATACGCGGCCGACTCGCTCCGGCAGCCACAGCCCGCAACGAAGCGGGTGGAAACGCCTACGCGATGTCTGCAGAGCAGATGCTCGCACAGTACGTTGCGACCGGCTGCATGAACTCGACGTTCTATGCGAGCGCCCAGGATCAACTCGACACAGTGCTCGCGTTGTGCGAGAAGGTCTCACCAGAGTTCATCGCGCGAACCGCGCTGTACTGCCGATCGAAGGGGCACATGAAGGATCTGCCCGCGCTCTTGTGTGCGGTGCTCTCCGTCCGTTCGCCCGGGTTGATGGCTGAGGTGTTCGATCGCGTGATCGACTCGCCGAAGATGCTCCGCAACTTTGTGCAGATCATGCGCTCGGGTGTCGTGGGTCGTAAGTCTCTGGGAACACTGCCCAAGCGGTTGGTGCGCTCGTGGCTTGAGTCACGCACGGACGACGCGTTGTTCTTCGCATCGGTTGGGAACGATCCGTCGCTGGCGGACATCGTGAAGATGGTGCATCCCAATCCGCAGACATCGTCGCGTGAGGCGCTGTATGGGTACCTCATTGGGCGTGATCACGACGCGGACGCGCTTCCCGACATCGTGAAGCAGTTCGAGGCGTTCAAGTCTGGTGCGACATCAAACATACCGGATGTGCCGTTCCAGATGCTCACATCGCTGAATCTTGACACCAAGGCGTGGAAACAGATTGCGCGGAATGGATCGTGGCAGATGACGCGAATGAACCTGAACACGTTTGCACGTCACGGCGTGCTCAAGGACAAGGATGTCGTGAAGGTGATCGCAAACCGTCTCGCAGACGAGAAGCAGATCATGCGTGCACGGGCGTTCCCGTATCAGCTGCTGGTGGCGCATCGGATGGCATCGAAGGACGTGCCCGACACGATCAGGCACTCACTCGAAATCGCGACAGAGATCGCAACGCGCAACGTGCCTGCGATCGACGGAACGACGTATGTCTGTATCGATGTGTCCGGTTCGATGCACTCACCTGTGACGGGGCATCGAAAGGGCGCAACGAGCGCAGTGCAGTGCATCGATGTCGCGGCGTTAATCGCAGCGACCGTGCTCCGCAAGAACCCGGATGCGACGATCGTGCCATTCAACGACACCGTCGTGGCCATGCGTCTCAACCCGCGTGACACGGTGATGACGAACGCGGCGCAGCTCGCATCAGCACCGTGGGGTGGAACGAACTGCTCGGCTCCGCTTGTGCACCTCAACAAGTCGCGCTCGCACGTGGACACGTTGATCTATGTCTCGGACAACCAGTCGTGGGTGGATACCACGCCGAACTCGTGGCGCAACGGAACGCGCACGATGCAGGAGTGGAACACACTCAAGCAGCGCTGCCCGAAGGCAAAGCTCGTCTGCATCGATCTCCAGCCGTATGGAACGACGCAGGCGCAGGACCGCAACGACATCCTCAACATCGGCGGGTTCTCTGATGCTGTGTTCGAGGTGGTGAGCAAGTTCGCGTCGCAAGGCGCGGATGCAAAGCACTGGGTTGATGTGATCAACGCCGTGTCGATCTGA
- a CDS encoding sigma-70 family RNA polymerase sigma factor encodes MHPLATRTTTALLAALHDVRDPAWEAFDDRYRPILYGFARSWHLPEADAMDVAQESLTQFARDYREGKYQREKGRLSSWLISIARNRIVDTQRSMKRRGLLSNETAMIDVATEDHLTREWTLSRERAILDQAMALLRSNSRTSDATMQAWELVAVKGVPASEAARQTGLSVDEVYVAKNRVTKRLRTIVEDLTAAWDDEP; translated from the coding sequence ATGCACCCGCTCGCGACCCGAACCACCACAGCCCTGCTCGCGGCTCTTCACGATGTCAGAGACCCTGCATGGGAAGCGTTCGACGATCGGTACCGACCAATCCTGTATGGGTTCGCGCGTTCGTGGCATCTGCCTGAAGCTGATGCAATGGACGTAGCGCAGGAATCACTGACGCAGTTTGCGCGCGACTATCGCGAGGGGAAGTACCAGCGAGAGAAGGGGCGACTCAGCTCATGGTTGATCTCAATTGCCCGGAACAGGATTGTTGATACCCAGCGATCCATGAAACGCCGGGGTCTGCTCTCGAACGAGACAGCGATGATCGATGTTGCAACAGAAGATCATCTCACGAGAGAATGGACGTTGTCGCGTGAACGCGCCATTCTTGATCAGGCGATGGCTCTCTTGCGATCAAACTCGCGCACTAGCGATGCAACTATGCAGGCGTGGGAGCTTGTTGCCGTAAAAGGTGTACCAGCCTCAGAAGCTGCCAGGCAAACCGGGCTATCTGTTGACGAGGTGTACGTTGCAAAGAATCGGGTGACAAAGCGGCTGCGCACAATTGTCGAGGATCTGACAGCGGCGTGGGATGATGAGCCATGA
- a CDS encoding sigma 54-interacting transcriptional regulator, producing MIRRSTSTSYATPRPTVVVGLLGTTLDAGKGPKRWERWRPTVSLCQHEDFLVDRLELIHDKRAGSLADVIEADIGAASPETKVVRHIINMRDPWDFEEVYSSLHDFASSYPFDPDAEDYLFHITTGTHVAQICTFLLTEARYFPGKLMQTSPPRRAADGPGKFGLIDLDLSKYDRLASRFEREHEDAVASLKGGIETRNAAFNKLIDQIEHVAARTTDPMLITGPTGAGKSRLAGRIYELRKHRRLVAGELVEVNCATLRGDAAMSTLFGHKKGAFTGAINDRPGLLRSAHTGVLFLDEIGELGLDEQAMLLRALEEKRFLPLGADTEITSDFQLIAGTNRDLARHVRDGKFREDLLARINLWSFALPSLSQRPEDIEPNIEYELERFAHQRGHFVRFSTEAKKLFLQFATSADAAWTGNFRDLNAALIRMATLAPGGRISRDIVREEIDRLRGAWSTGRQAESIDALIFSVLTPAQFDAIDLFDRAQLAAVISVCRQSKTISEAGRALFAASRKRRASTNDADRLRKYLSRFDLSWDIISK from the coding sequence ATGATCCGTCGTTCGACTTCAACTTCTTATGCAACTCCGCGACCCACGGTTGTCGTGGGGTTGCTCGGCACAACCCTTGATGCAGGAAAGGGCCCAAAGCGATGGGAGCGCTGGCGGCCCACCGTGTCGCTGTGCCAGCACGAGGATTTTCTCGTCGATCGGCTCGAACTCATCCACGACAAGCGCGCTGGTTCACTTGCCGATGTCATCGAAGCAGACATCGGCGCGGCCTCACCCGAGACGAAGGTTGTTCGCCACATCATCAACATGCGCGATCCGTGGGACTTTGAGGAGGTCTACAGCTCACTCCACGACTTTGCATCAAGCTATCCCTTTGATCCTGATGCTGAAGACTATCTGTTCCACATCACGACCGGCACGCACGTTGCGCAGATCTGCACATTCCTTTTGACCGAAGCGCGATACTTTCCAGGCAAACTCATGCAGACATCGCCGCCGCGCAGAGCAGCCGATGGCCCGGGCAAGTTCGGATTGATCGATCTCGATCTTTCAAAGTACGATCGGCTTGCATCGCGTTTCGAACGCGAGCACGAGGATGCGGTGGCGTCACTCAAGGGTGGGATCGAGACACGAAACGCTGCATTCAACAAACTCATTGATCAGATTGAGCACGTCGCTGCGCGCACAACCGATCCCATGCTCATCACCGGCCCTACGGGAGCAGGTAAATCCAGACTCGCTGGACGTATTTATGAGCTTCGCAAGCATCGCAGACTTGTTGCTGGTGAGCTTGTTGAGGTGAACTGCGCAACACTCCGCGGGGACGCTGCGATGTCCACGTTGTTTGGACACAAGAAGGGTGCGTTCACGGGTGCAATAAATGATCGTCCGGGGCTGTTGCGCAGCGCGCACACCGGCGTGCTGTTCCTCGATGAGATAGGCGAGCTCGGGCTCGACGAGCAGGCGATGCTCCTTCGCGCGCTCGAGGAGAAACGATTTCTTCCGCTTGGTGCCGATACGGAGATCACCAGCGACTTCCAGTTGATCGCAGGAACAAATCGCGATCTAGCCCGGCATGTTCGCGATGGCAAGTTCCGCGAGGATCTGCTTGCGAGAATCAACTTGTGGTCGTTTGCGCTGCCGTCGCTGTCGCAACGTCCAGAAGACATCGAGCCCAACATCGAGTACGAGCTTGAGCGGTTTGCGCATCAGAGAGGGCACTTTGTCAGGTTCAGCACTGAGGCGAAGAAGTTGTTCCTCCAGTTTGCAACATCTGCGGATGCAGCATGGACAGGGAACTTCCGCGATCTCAACGCTGCGCTGATCCGCATGGCGACCCTTGCGCCGGGCGGGAGAATCTCGCGCGACATTGTCCGTGAGGAGATTGATCGACTGCGCGGGGCATGGTCGACGGGCAGGCAAGCTGAGAGCATCGATGCATTGATTTTCTCTGTATTGACACCAGCACAGTTTGACGCGATCGACCTCTTTGATCGAGCGCAGCTTGCTGCTGTCATCTCCGTGTGCAGGCAGTCAAAGACGATCTCCGAAGCAGGTCGAGCGTTGTTTGCAGCATCGCGCAAGCGACGAGCATCGACAAACGATGCCGATCGCCTTCGCAAGTATCTTTCACGCTTTGATCTGAGTTGGGACATCATTTCAAAGTAA
- a CDS encoding RtcB family protein has protein sequence MSNESTPSPFIATGEATAMLPLPNDQRPVTVIGTDAIRATFDEGCLKQTINSAMAPGVSHLVLNPDAHVGYGTPVGCVMSSPSHIYPGPVGVDIKCSMSLLAIDIDKSAVTDKAARRALINAICERTPTGAGRGQRSVPKARAVDQLLGEKAVTEGASREVCEALGIPFDWASRCEDSEHTGHDGSTAALVERLRVLGRQPKFHERFPAKMRQLGSYGGGNHFGECEIVRVHDNERAQRAAEVFGLRDGGVAFLSHCGSRGFGHDLASGQFRVLQDKFTSWGIPLPGGDRQLVHAPLGSPEADAYLDDMALGANFATVNHLLINALVLEAFQEIFPGVTGQLVYFISHNIARKEVVDNKLEWVHRKGATRAFPAGHHELKNTPFAETGHPILLPGNPQAGSAVMVADPGAALSCYSINHGAGRALGRKAAGRTLNQAQVDASFAERDILTNCRMYPIDEAPEAYKDFDEVLRSVELAGLASEVARLQARFVIKDGDKADD, from the coding sequence ATGAGCAACGAATCAACACCATCTCCGTTCATCGCAACAGGCGAAGCAACCGCGATGCTCCCGCTCCCAAACGATCAGCGGCCTGTCACCGTCATCGGGACGGACGCGATCCGCGCAACCTTCGACGAGGGGTGTCTCAAGCAGACGATCAACTCCGCGATGGCGCCGGGTGTGTCGCATCTTGTACTCAACCCCGATGCGCACGTCGGCTATGGCACACCTGTCGGTTGCGTGATGTCGAGCCCGTCGCACATATATCCGGGCCCTGTCGGTGTTGACATCAAGTGCTCCATGAGCCTGCTCGCGATCGACATCGACAAGAGCGCGGTGACCGACAAAGCAGCGCGTCGCGCACTCATCAACGCCATCTGCGAACGCACGCCAACAGGTGCTGGTCGTGGCCAGCGCAGCGTACCCAAAGCGCGTGCTGTAGATCAGCTGCTCGGCGAGAAGGCGGTCACCGAAGGCGCATCGCGCGAGGTGTGCGAAGCACTCGGCATCCCATTCGATTGGGCGAGCCGATGTGAGGACAGCGAGCACACCGGACACGACGGTTCAACTGCTGCGCTCGTAGAACGCTTGCGTGTGCTTGGTCGTCAGCCCAAATTCCATGAGCGCTTTCCTGCGAAGATGCGCCAGCTCGGCTCATATGGCGGGGGAAATCACTTCGGCGAATGCGAGATCGTGCGTGTGCACGACAACGAGCGCGCACAACGTGCTGCGGAGGTCTTTGGTCTGCGCGATGGCGGCGTTGCGTTCCTGTCACACTGCGGTTCACGCGGATTCGGGCACGATCTTGCAAGCGGGCAGTTCCGCGTATTGCAGGACAAGTTCACATCGTGGGGAATCCCGCTCCCGGGCGGCGACAGACAACTCGTGCACGCACCGCTCGGATCACCGGAGGCGGACGCGTATCTCGACGACATGGCGCTCGGCGCGAACTTTGCGACCGTGAACCATCTGCTCATTAACGCGCTCGTGCTCGAAGCGTTCCAGGAGATCTTCCCGGGAGTCACCGGCCAGTTGGTGTACTTCATCAGCCACAACATCGCGCGAAAGGAAGTCGTCGATAACAAACTCGAGTGGGTGCATCGCAAAGGCGCGACGCGCGCGTTTCCCGCGGGTCATCACGAACTCAAGAACACTCCGTTTGCAGAGACGGGCCATCCCATCCTCCTCCCGGGAAACCCGCAGGCAGGGAGCGCTGTGATGGTGGCCGACCCCGGTGCTGCGCTGTCGTGCTACAGCATCAACCACGGCGCGGGTCGTGCGCTTGGTCGAAAGGCAGCGGGGCGCACACTCAATCAGGCGCAGGTCGACGCGTCGTTCGCAGAACGTGATATCCTCACCAACTGCAGAATGTATCCCATCGACGAGGCGCCCGAGGCGTACAAGGACTTCGACGAGGTGCTGCGATCGGTCGAACTCGCGGGTCTCGCCAGCGAGGTCGCGCGGTTGCAGGCACGGTTCGTGATCAAGGATGGTGACAAGGCGGATGATTAG